The Nitrospira sp. genome has a window encoding:
- a CDS encoding sel1 repeat family protein gives MRLFLLAVVLMWTCTSVATAAEPLKGGSKKTVPSSVSLSGEEPYAALRRGDFRVAGALFLPLAEKGDDRAQYNLGLLYASGLGVIHDFKAAMKWHRLAAGQGHAGAQNALAQMYAKGQGVPLDSVRAHMWYSVAIESSMAGSKDELMKDRDNLASHMAPAQIKKAEELAQKCLESKFKKCGEK, from the coding sequence ATGAGGCTGTTCCTGCTTGCGGTCGTATTGATGTGGACCTGTACATCCGTCGCGACCGCGGCGGAGCCGCTCAAGGGTGGTTCGAAGAAAACGGTACCGTCGTCGGTATCTTTGTCTGGGGAGGAACCGTACGCGGCCCTACGGCGTGGCGACTTTAGGGTCGCGGGGGCGCTCTTTCTTCCTCTGGCGGAAAAAGGAGATGACCGGGCACAATATAACCTTGGACTCCTCTACGCCAGTGGCCTGGGAGTGATACATGACTTCAAGGCGGCGATGAAGTGGCATCGCCTGGCGGCGGGGCAGGGCCATGCAGGGGCGCAGAATGCACTCGCGCAGATGTATGCGAAGGGGCAGGGCGTGCCACTGGATTCCGTGCGCGCGCATATGTGGTACAGCGTGGCGATTGAGTCTTCGATGGCGGGATCGAAAGACGAACTGATGAAGGATCGCGACAACCTCGCTTCACACATGGCGCCGGCTCAGATCAAGAAAGCCGAGGAGCTGGCCCAGA